In the genome of Deltaproteobacteria bacterium, the window TCGACCACCTTCGGGACGAGATCGTCCGGGACGACGATCTCGAGCTTGATCTTGGGCAGGAAGTCCACGACGTACTCGGCGCCGCGGTAGAGCTCGGTGTGACCCTTCTGGCGCCCGAACCCCTTCACCTCGGACACGGTGATGCCCTGGATGCCGATTCCGTTCAGGGCTTCCTTCACTTCATCCAGCTTGAACGGCTTGATGATCGCCTCGACCTTCTGCATCGATCCGAACCTCACTCGAACGGGCCAGTTAGCAAGCCTTATACCATACGATCGCGCGCGCTTCGCACGTTCGGAGCGCCGCCGACCGCGCCGGCTGCGCAGGATCTGGGCAGCCCTGCCCGGATCCTGCGCAGCCGACCCGCTTCGGGCGCCCTAGTCGAAGAGATAGGCGACGTTGATGATTCCATAGAGGTCGCCGTCCGCAGAGCCGCCGCCCTGCGAGAAGACGTCGTCCGTGAAGTCGTCGGTGTTGAACTCGTCGTAGCGGACCTCGAGACGCGTGAGCAGGTTCGGGGTCAGCTTGTAGCCCAGCGTCCCGGTGAGCGAGTAGGCCATCGAGGACTGGCCCGGGAACATCCGGTATCCGTCGCTGTCGCGGAAGATCTCGCCGCGCAGCGCCAGCGTGGTCCGGTCGTCGAATGCGTACTGGCCGCCGACCGAGGCGCCGTACCACTGGGCGTTCTCGACGCTGCCCACGGTCTGCGGCCCGTTCACGAACTCCACGTCGTCCTGCTTGCCCCAATCCAGGTTCCCCCAGAACGTGAGCGCGTCGCTCGCGGCCCAGGTCGCGGTCCAATCGAGCACCAGCGCGCGATCCTGGCCGAAGCTCTCCACGGATTGCCCCGCGAAGCCCGTGTTCCCGTCGGATCCGTAGTACGTGCTGAGCGCGCTGCTGAACGCGCCGCTGGCGAAGCTCAGCTGCCCGAGCACGCCCTTGTTGTCGTTCGTGTCGGTCGCGTTGTTCCAGCCGTTCGCGACCGCGACGGCCCAGCCCCACTCCTCGCTGATCTTGCCGTTCGCGAGCAGGCCCGTGTGCACGAGCGGGATCGCGTAGGTGAAGAGCAGGCCCTGGGTGACGTTC includes:
- a CDS encoding P-II family nitrogen regulator: MQKVEAIIKPFKLDEVKEALNGIGIQGITVSEVKGFGRQKGHTELYRGAEYVVDFLPKIKLEIVVPDDLVPKVVEAIQTAANTGRIGDGKIFVLPVLEAVRIRTGDRGEDAI